In Corvus cornix cornix isolate S_Up_H32 chromosome 9, ASM73873v5, whole genome shotgun sequence, the genomic stretch GGaaatgggttcaaactgaagGAGTTGGTTTATATTAGatattagggggaaaaaaaaaaaaatcttccctgtgagggaggtgaggccctggcacagggtgcccaaagaagctgtggctgctcctggatccctggcagtgtccaaggccaggttggaccttggggcttggagcaccctgggacagtggaaggtgtccctgcccatggcagggggcgGGATGGGACgggctttaaggtcccatccaacccaaaccactccacGATTCCATGATGATCCCTTCACATAAATATACACCCACAAAGGCGTAGCTCTGTGTACAAACCATTCTCTAATAAGATATAATTAAACGACTAATAAGATTTATCCGTAAATACGAATAACCACCTCAACCCGCGCCCGTTGCGCAGCGGCGCtcgggcgggcgggcgggcaggcggggcgcggcggggcccgggggctgcggcggggcccggcccgcggaggggaggggagaagcCGAATCCAGCCCCGGAGCTGCGGAGCCGCCCCGGCCGGGCGGGGCTGAGGCCGCGGGTCCCGCCCCTGCAGccgcggcgcggcccggcccggcccggcatGAGGCTGAGCCGGGCGGCCGTGCTGGCACAGGCCAAGGCGGCCGCGCTCGACGGCGTCCGCCGCCTCAACTGCTGGTGGGCGCGGGGACAAGCAGGGACGGGCCGGGGGACAGGGACTGAGGGGGGTACAGGCAGGGGTGACGAAGGAGGACAGGCTCGGATGAGGCTGAGAGGACAGTGATGGAGGGAGGGCggggatggagaggggacaGGCAGGCCTGGGGGTGGGGGCACAGGCAGGGATCAGGAGAGAGGACGGGCAGGGATGGATGAGGGgtggcaggcagggctgaggctggggACACAGGCAGAGATGGAGAGGGGGGTTCAGacggggctgggaaggggagacaaggatggagggagggcaggaagggctggggctgggtgtcaggcagggatggagaggcgggacagggctggggaagggcagacaggcaggagtggggagcaggcAGCGCTGGGTGAGGGGGGTCAGGTAGGGCCGGGTGAGGGAGAAcgggcagggctggagaaggggaggcACAACAAGGCCTGTGACAGACTGTGCCGGAGCTGTTTGgtggggccaggctgggggctggggctgtgacCCCGGCTGGGGGGGGTGCAGGGGgaggctcagccctgctgtgctctccctgACCCCCCTCTCCTCTCGCAGGGGCAGCCACCTGACAGATGTAAGTACTGGAGGAGCCAGAGGAGCCTGGGCCCGCAGCCGGAGTGGGGACACCATGGAGGCGATGGGGTTGGCAGGGCACTGGGGAGGGCCTGGCTTTGGGCTGGCCCATTGCCTGTGAGCTGCAGGGCTTCTCAGGGTTGATTAGCGTCTCacactataaaaaaaaagggattgcTTCTGTTTCCacactggaaaatttctctCCAAGGCCCAGCATGAAGCCCCGGAGAGCAGGACCCCGAGTCCTACCTCTGTGGTGATTTTGGATGAGGTTCTGTTGCTAagggagggctggcaggggtgggagggagcCTTTCCTGCGTGTGGAGGCTGCAGAGTTGCTGGAGCAGAAGAACAATGGGACGCTGGCTGGTATCTGCACTTCCACTCCTGAGCAGAGGCCGGAGGAGCTGCTGACGCTGCACTTGCTGTGTCAGAAAATCTCTGGTGCTGTTAAGCTTGGGTTAGACTGAAGCAAACCCAAATTCCTGGTGGTGCTTTTTGTGATTTCTATTgggtttatttgtattttccccCACGAGTGCCAACTTGTTGTTTCTGTCTCTTCCTGCCCAGATATCCATATGCCGGGATTTGCCCAACATCGAGGTGATCACGTTCAGGTGAATGCCAGTTTGCCAGCTTTGGAGAGGGCAAGGAATTCACCTTTTCCTGGGGATGGTTTCTTCCCACATTGCTGGGGTTGTGTGTGTGAGCTGCCTGGCTCTTCCTGCCCCACTTCTCAAGCAGCAGGGATATAGAAATGATTATTCCTCAGTAGCTCCTCTGCACCATTCCCTGTGCTCCTAGAGAAAATACTCCCTGTTTTGACAAGTGATAAAACCCCTTAGGATTGTTGCTCCTGAAGTTCTATTCCACAGTTTGGACAGGGATCTTCTTGGCCTCTGTATGTGGCCTGTTTCCAAAATGCttgttgaaatatttcatggaTTTCTTTGAGCTTCTCCTTTCCATAATACACCCAACTTTCACTTACCCTGGGGATCCCATGGAGCCAATGCCCTGCAAATCCGAGCCTTTTAACTTGGGAATCTTACATGGATTCTCCTTGGGTGGGTCTGAGGAGAAAAGGGGGCAGGTTTGGGGGGAGCAGAGGCTCTTTGTCATCCTCAGCAGAGCGGAGCGATGCCCCTTCCAATTCTTCGCTCTGTTGACAAAGATGAAATGCCACAAGCCACGGGCTGGGGTGAGGCTGGGGTGAGGCAGTTTCAGGAGAGGGAAgtgctgtgctccctgctggctggggcAGCGAGGGCGTGGTGGGCTCTGACCGTGTCTCCGCAGCGTGAACGGCATCTCGGACCTCGAGCCGCTGCACCGGTGCCAGAACCTGAGCGAGCTGTACCTGAGGAAGAACAACATCACGAGCCTGGATGAGCTGTTCTACCTGAAGGCGCTGCCACGGCTGCGGGTGCTGTGGCTGGCAGAGAACCCCTGCTGCGGGCCCGACCCCACCGCTACCGCATGACCGTGCTGCGCAACCTGCCCAGCCTGCAGAAGCTCGACAACCAGGGTGGGCTTTGgtcacctgcagcaggaaaatgggGATGTGTTGGCTGCTCTCAAAGGCGTCCTTTGAGTTTTCCTAGAGTCAGGAGGTGTTAGGGGTTGGTTAGATTAAGTGCTTCTgagctgttttctctctttgtcttctcctttctcttccccttttccatctgcttcctcttcctccttcccctttttccttctccatccctatcccctttccctttcccttttcctttccctttccctttccctttccctttcccttcccttcccttcccttcccttcccttccctatCCCCTTCCCTATCCCCTTCCCTatccccttccccttccctatccccttcccttcccttcccttcccttcccttcccaatCCCTTCCCCACTGTAGCAGGAATGAGTGCCTCATTATAGCTCAAACCGTACCACTAATTAGTGGTTTTTAGCGCTCTCTCTTTGCTGTGGCCAGACAAAGGTTCTAGAACTGCATCTGCTGCTGTagaaaagctgctctgttttttatttcccatccGGTAGCAGCAATTTGGTGGCTTTCGGAGCCTTCTCCAGAgacaaaaaccagcaaagcaTGTTTGCATCCCTCCCTGATACCCTTCTCACTTTGAGAGGCTGGTGATTGCTTCCAGCATTCTCCTGCACAGGTTTCACTGCAGGAGGAGGGTGAAAGCAAAATGCCAGACAATTTTTGGACCAAACCCCttgggaacagctctgcagcagcagaacctgCCCTGTTAGAGATGCTCttcccctgggctgctgcagttCATAGCAGCAGGTGTTTGTTGTGGCCTTTGCAGCTGTGACAGAGGAAGAGCTGTCGCAGGCCCTGGTGGATGGCGTGGAGATCACGGCCCCCCCAGCCCGGAGGAGTGTGGAGAACGGCTGGTCTGAATCCTCCACATCCAGCACTGCCGGAGCCACGACGGAGCCCCGGAGcgagctgctcagctgcagcctggaggagacaaagtgagggctggggagctgccagtgtttctgtttctgcGTTTCTGGGCTGAGCTCGTGTAGCAGGAAAGGACCCTGACATTGCAGGGTGCATTGCAGGCCGGTGCAGGCCTGTTCTGGTTACTgcagtggagctgtgctggttcagtggcactgctggggctgcttcTGTGTCTGCCAAACAGGTTGTGCTGTGGGGGGTGACTCAAGCTCACCAGCTGCATGTGCAGTCAGGGATGGATCCTCTCTCATCTGGGAGCTCCAGTCCATTTCCTGGAGTCCTCTAGCTGGATATTTATTCCTTGCATGGTTGCCTGTGATGAGGAAGGATTGACCTGGCAGAGGAAGGTTCTCCCAGCCGGTCATAataacatttgcttttcctcccGTTTTTTTAGCAAAACTCAGGAGGAGCTTGATATGAAGCCTGTTCCCAGGGATAAatattcctccttttcccctcaagAGACAGATTGCAGCCACAAGAAGAGAGTGAGTatcttttaaagacaaattgcttttccttgtatgtggggctgagccccagcatTGAAGGATGTGAAGAACCTTGGATGACCCCCAGAGGAGGGGAACAGAGCTGATGCCGGGGCTGGAAGAAAtgtccaggagcagctgagggctctgAATTTGTCTGGtttggagagaaggaggctgaggggtgacTCCATCTCCCTCTGCAACTTCCTGAGGAGGGGATGtggggagggaggtgctgagctcttctaCCTGGAATCCAGCAATAGGAGACATGGGAAAGGTTCaaagttgtgccaggggaggttcagactggacattaggaagtGTTTCTTTAGCAGGAGGAGGGTAAAACCTTGGGAAGGATCTGCTGAACAGGAAGCTTAGGTGGTTGCTCAGCCCCCTCTATTGTGTAGCCTTGGATGAACCTGGATTTTGGTGATTAGCTGGGAATTGCTGAGTGCTGGACTTGGTGCCATCACATCAATCAGCAGCGCAAGATCTAACCCACGCTGCCTCACTCTGCCTTAGCTGCTtacagcagcaccacaggctCTGACCattaaaaaagggggaaatggTCCCCCATTGCAGCTGGAGCGGTTCAGGTTGGATGTTGGGCAAAAGATTCTCCCTAGAAGGACAGTTATTTAGGCTGTGGAATCTCTCCCTGGAGTTCTTCAAGACATGGTTTGACAGAACCACGGCCCGGTGTTGGCAGTGGTCCTGTGGTGGTAGCAGGGCTGGGGACCTTCAAGGGTCCCTTGCAcagagcaccagctctgctcattCCTCAGAGCAGAGGGCTTCTGTCCTTTCCCATCCTACACACGCTGGGGAGCGAGGGCGGCAGCTCCTGAATGTGCCTTTCCTTACAGAAGCCAGGCTGGAGCGTGGCCGGCAGCCAGAGGCGTGTGGCCAGCCGGCGCAGGGCTGGGCGGATGGGTTTGTCCTGCATTCCAGCCTCGTCACGTGCCGcatgctgcctctgcctgtgttTGCCCCGAGGGCTCGGCTGTTAGTCCCGCTCCCGTGGCTGCAGGTGGCTGTTCCAAACTGCTGCCAGCGGTGGtcgtggtggtggtggaggagTTCCTagaaagagcagggaaaatcAAGTGTTCTTGTCCTGGCTGGCTGGTACAAAGCAGTGTCTGTCTTGTCCCGACAGAACAATGTCCTGAATGCCATCCTGCTTCTCATGAAGGAACTGGACGCAGAGGGGCTGGAGATCATCCAGCAGACCGTGGCGAGGAGGCTCCAGGCCTTCCAGAAGGAGTTGCAGGAGGAGTGACAACGCCCACCCCCATTCCAGCCTCCCTGGAGCCCCAGCCCCCAGCGCTGTCCTGCCCACAcatccctggctgcagccaaaGCCTCggtgctccctgctctgcttcccgtgcaaggggctgggctgggatgcTCCTCCTCTGGAGATCTCCTGCTTGTGCAGCAGGCTCTGTCACTGTACCCTGTGTGGCTGGGGCTCTTGgatgggagctgcaggcagatcagcagagcagaaggga encodes the following:
- the CFAP410 gene encoding LOW QUALITY PROTEIN: cilia- and flagella-associated protein 410 (The sequence of the model RefSeq protein was modified relative to this genomic sequence to represent the inferred CDS: inserted 1 base in 1 codon), with the translated sequence MRLSRAAVLAQAKAAALDGVRRLNCWGSHLTDISICRDLPNIEVITFSVNGISDLEPLHRCQNLSELYLRKNNITSLDELFYLKALPRLRVLWLAENPCCGPDPXRYRMTVLRNLPSLQKLDNQAVTEEELSQALVDGVEITAPPARRSVENGWSESSTSSTAGATTEPRSELLSCSLEETNKTQEELDMKPVPRDKYSSFSPQETDCSHKKRNNVLNAILLLMKELDAEGLEIIQQTVARRLQAFQKELQEE